Proteins encoded by one window of Candidatus Saccharibacteria bacterium:
- a CDS encoding ABC transporter permease — MIWQNIKMALVSIKSAKLRSFLTMLGVIIGVFAVLTMIGIGDGVKAQVTGQVTSLGTNLLTVTSGQIGQNASTAKNGQQQKGGGLGFSSSLGSSTLTEKDVRTIQNTTNVVNVAPVSIVSSIVTQGELSSSTPIISGTSANYGSIRSLKYSAGGFFSDQDNSSAAKVAVIGADTKQNLFGEADAMGKTIGVRGQQFIVTGVLQKSDAGSSLGPNLDDVVDIPINTANQITDSNQISRILVEVNDPKNIDSTQAAITQELKSNHGGQQDFSVLTQKDLLSTFNSILDILTTFVVAIASISLLVGGIGIMNIMLVSVTERTREIGIRKAIGATSGNILSQFLIEAVIISILGGLLGLGLSYLAGRVVQKVANITPVFSFKALLLALGVSLAVGVVFGVAPAVKAARKRPIQALKAL; from the coding sequence ATGATTTGGCAGAACATCAAGATGGCCTTGGTAAGTATTAAATCGGCCAAGCTCCGATCATTTCTAACCATGCTTGGAGTGATTATTGGTGTCTTTGCAGTTCTTACCATGATCGGAATTGGCGATGGCGTTAAAGCTCAGGTGACCGGCCAGGTTACAAGTTTGGGTACCAACCTACTTACTGTTACTTCAGGCCAGATTGGCCAAAACGCCTCAACGGCCAAGAATGGCCAGCAGCAAAAAGGCGGTGGCCTTGGTTTCTCGAGCAGCCTAGGTAGCTCAACCTTGACTGAAAAAGACGTTCGGACCATCCAAAATACTACAAATGTTGTAAATGTTGCACCAGTCTCTATCGTGTCTTCGATAGTTACCCAGGGGGAGCTATCAAGCTCAACGCCAATTATTAGCGGGACAAGTGCAAACTATGGCTCTATTCGTAGTCTTAAGTATTCTGCCGGCGGATTTTTTAGTGATCAAGATAATAGTTCAGCTGCCAAAGTCGCTGTTATTGGTGCCGACACCAAGCAAAATCTGTTTGGTGAGGCCGATGCTATGGGCAAAACAATTGGTGTTCGAGGCCAGCAATTTATAGTAACTGGGGTGCTGCAAAAGAGCGATGCTGGTAGTTCGCTTGGCCCAAATCTAGATGATGTGGTTGATATTCCGATCAATACAGCCAATCAAATTACCGATTCTAACCAAATAAGTAGAATCTTGGTTGAGGTAAACGACCCTAAGAATATTGATTCTACTCAGGCTGCAATTACTCAGGAGCTTAAGAGCAACCACGGTGGCCAACAAGACTTTAGCGTGCTTACCCAGAAGGATCTGCTTTCGACATTCAACTCCATATTAGATATACTAACCACCTTTGTGGTGGCTATAGCTTCGATCAGCTTGCTAGTCGGTGGTATCGGAATTATGAATATTATGCTAGTGTCTGTGACCGAGCGAACCCGTGAGATTGGCATTCGCAAAGCCATTGGTGCCACCAGCGGTAATATACTAAGTCAATTCTTAATAGAGGCAGTAATAATCTCGATATTGGGCGGTCTGTTGGGCCTAGGCCTGAGTTACTTAGCCGGCAGAGTTGTGCAAAAGGTGGCCAACATTACACCAGTCTTTAGCTTTAAAGCGCTGCTGCTGGCACTCGGTGTGAGTTTGGCGGTCGGCGTGGTGTTCGGAGTAGCTCCGGCCGTCAAAGCCGCCCGCAAGCGGCCCATACAGGCCCTAAAGGCACTGTAG
- a CDS encoding sugar transferase: MKKRSELFFSFILVPIDYLMLVVGFVLAFFWREAQNKPFAYLVSGHSYLNNMLWLIPIWILIFAIVGLYALTSVRSRWHELGRIIAATLAGTMILIIIDFFWPNPVFPSKSIPVYAFIFGTLLVLAGRVIIRLIQRFLFRYGVGVYKVAILGGGSTARQLSQYLTRSDRGYKIINNDIDPKSNLNGHLEDLYAKGLDEIIVVDPQIPDKNLVDIINYCENNHIIYKFVPSIAGLYTSRLQSIQYRDLTLLEVVPTPLEGWGRIVKRLFDLLFSLLAVIVLSPIMLVLVIIMKLTDSGPIIYKHQRLTRAGKPLWVYKFRSMKQAYCTGGQFDGKTDLEVLASFNNPRLIEEWKKDQKLRNDPRVSKIGKFMRKTSLDELPQLFNIIKGELSMVGPRPIVEDELKRYGKVSNLFLKIKPGLTGLWQVSGRSDIDYEERVKLDIYYIENWSLWLDLIILIKTVSVVLRGRGGY; the protein is encoded by the coding sequence ATGAAAAAGCGCAGCGAATTATTCTTTAGTTTTATATTAGTACCTATAGACTACTTAATGTTGGTTGTGGGCTTTGTATTGGCATTTTTTTGGCGCGAGGCTCAGAACAAGCCGTTTGCTTACTTAGTATCTGGTCACAGCTACTTAAATAACATGTTGTGGCTTATTCCTATTTGGATATTGATTTTTGCTATTGTGGGCTTATATGCTCTCACCTCGGTTAGAAGCCGCTGGCACGAGCTGGGTCGCATTATTGCTGCAACTCTGGCAGGTACCATGATTTTGATCATTATTGATTTCTTTTGGCCCAATCCAGTTTTCCCATCTAAGAGCATACCAGTCTATGCATTTATTTTTGGTACCCTTCTTGTTCTAGCCGGTAGGGTGATTATAAGGTTAATACAGAGATTCTTGTTTCGGTATGGCGTAGGCGTGTACAAGGTGGCAATACTTGGTGGCGGCTCAACTGCCCGCCAACTTAGCCAGTATTTAACAAGATCCGACCGAGGCTATAAAATAATCAACAACGATATAGACCCCAAATCTAACCTAAATGGCCACCTAGAAGATCTATATGCAAAAGGATTAGATGAAATAATTGTGGTTGATCCGCAAATACCAGATAAAAACCTGGTAGATATTATAAACTATTGTGAAAATAACCACATTATCTACAAATTTGTTCCGAGTATAGCCGGGCTTTATACTTCAAGGTTGCAAAGTATTCAGTACCGCGATCTTACACTTTTGGAGGTAGTACCAACACCCCTGGAGGGTTGGGGCAGGATTGTAAAGCGGCTATTTGATCTGTTGTTTTCCCTCTTGGCGGTTATCGTGCTTTCACCCATTATGTTGGTTTTGGTAATTATAATGAAGTTGACTGACTCTGGCCCAATAATCTATAAGCATCAACGCTTAACTAGAGCTGGCAAGCCTCTCTGGGTTTATAAATTCAGAAGCATGAAGCAAGCTTACTGCACTGGCGGCCAGTTCGACGGTAAGACCGACCTGGAGGTGTTGGCCAGTTTTAACAACCCCCGGCTTATTGAGGAATGGAAGAAAGATCAAAAATTAAGAAATGACCCACGAGTAAGCAAGATTGGTAAATTTATGCGTAAAACTAGTCTCGATGAGTTGCCCCAGCTATTTAATATCATCAAGGGTGAACTTAGCATGGTTGGCCCCCGGCCCATAGTTGAAGATGAGCTAAAGCGTTATGGCAAGGTTTCGAATCTATTTCTTAAGATTAAGCCGGGTTTAACAGGCTTGTGGCAAGTTTCAGGGCGGAGCGATATTGATTATGAGGAAAGGGTAAAGCTAGATATCTATTATATTGAGAACTGGAGTCTATGGTTGGATCTTATAATTCTAATCAAGACTGTTAGTGTGGTTTTGCGAGGACGAGGTGGCTATTAG
- a CDS encoding HIT family protein, giving the protein MAESVYTKVRKGELPGEIIYQDEICFAILSIQPNNPGHTLVIPTEEVEQWILLDKPTLNHCVDVAQAIAKVQARVYKPVRVVLTIAGLDVDHAHIHIFPVYKPGEADHSAAKDTSPQEMAVEADKLRAVIAKQGGLKL; this is encoded by the coding sequence ATGGCCGAGTCGGTATACACCAAGGTTAGAAAAGGCGAGTTGCCAGGCGAGATTATCTATCAAGATGAGATTTGTTTTGCAATTTTGTCGATCCAGCCCAATAATCCGGGGCATACGCTTGTAATTCCAACCGAAGAAGTTGAACAGTGGATACTCTTGGATAAACCTACGCTTAATCATTGCGTCGATGTGGCTCAAGCCATAGCCAAGGTTCAGGCAAGAGTCTATAAACCGGTACGGGTTGTGCTAACTATTGCCGGGTTAGATGTCGATCATGCACATATTCACATCTTCCCGGTCTATAAACCTGGCGAGGCCGACCACTCGGCTGCTAAAGACACCAGTCCACAAGAGATGGCTGTCGAGGCCGATAAGCTAAGAGCAGTAATTGCAAAACAAGGCGGTCTTAAGCTGTGA
- a CDS encoding translation initiation factor IF-3, producing MKNRIRLNHEIKAPTVRLLGVDSKQIGVMSLKQALEQAESQGYDLAEVSPAAEPPVAKLIDWGKYQYEQAKHEAKSRKKQKTIEVKQVRMGLKIGDHDIEVKRRAARKFLEAGNKVKITARFKGREMTHQDLGKQVLIKFFEGLSDIASIEQEASMTGRDMSIVVGQSKAYKSKKINEKSNAQTQDQQDDE from the coding sequence ATAAAAAACCGTATTCGCTTAAATCACGAGATCAAAGCCCCCACCGTAAGATTACTAGGGGTCGATTCTAAGCAGATCGGTGTTATGAGCCTCAAACAAGCACTAGAGCAGGCTGAAAGCCAAGGCTACGACCTGGCCGAAGTCTCGCCCGCCGCCGAGCCGCCCGTAGCCAAGCTAATTGACTGGGGCAAATATCAATACGAACAAGCTAAGCACGAGGCCAAAAGCCGCAAGAAGCAAAAGACCATCGAGGTTAAGCAAGTTCGTATGGGGCTCAAGATTGGCGATCACGACATTGAGGTTAAGCGGCGCGCCGCTCGCAAGTTTTTAGAGGCCGGCAACAAGGTCAAGATCACCGCCCGCTTTAAGGGTCGGGAGATGACCCACCAAGACCTTGGCAAACAGGTATTAATAAAGTTTTTTGAAGGTTTAAGCGATATCGCCAGCATTGAGCAAGAAGCCAGCATGACTGGCCGTGATATGTCAATCGTGGTCGGTCAAAGCAAAGCCTACAAGTCAAAGAAAATTAACGAGAAAAGTAATGCCCAAACTCAAGACCAACAAGACGATGAGTAA
- a CDS encoding undecaprenyl-diphosphate phosphatase, with the protein MNLLIVIVLSVTQGVTEFLPISSSAHLLLLPWLLNWPDPGLAFDAATHIGTALALIVFFYKDFWRLYKEKQPLLWYILIASVPAAILGFIGSDLIDKYLHKSAAAPLIVGIGLMFFGLVLYVIDKTAKLEKNLEKMKLSDSLIIGFAQALALIPGTSRSGVTISAGLLLGYSREEAARFSFLLATPISLGAGAYSLLSIIKDPAATRSESITLTVVGIVVSFMVGLAVIKWLLDYLRKHSMLVFVVYRVIIGLGVVVIWLVRR; encoded by the coding sequence GTGAATCTGCTTATTGTAATTGTGCTCTCGGTGACCCAGGGCGTAACGGAGTTTTTGCCAATCAGCAGCTCGGCCCACTTGTTGCTCTTGCCCTGGCTGCTTAATTGGCCCGATCCGGGCCTGGCCTTTGATGCCGCCACCCATATTGGTACAGCTCTAGCACTGATAGTCTTCTTTTACAAAGATTTTTGGCGGCTATACAAAGAAAAGCAGCCGTTACTGTGGTACATACTGATTGCCTCAGTGCCAGCAGCAATCCTGGGTTTTATTGGTAGCGATCTGATTGATAAATATCTTCATAAAAGCGCGGCCGCGCCCTTGATTGTGGGTATTGGTTTGATGTTTTTTGGTCTAGTGCTGTATGTCATAGACAAAACCGCAAAACTCGAAAAGAATTTAGAAAAAATGAAACTCTCAGATAGCTTGATAATTGGCTTTGCCCAGGCTCTGGCGCTTATACCCGGCACCTCTCGCTCTGGCGTAACCATATCAGCTGGGTTGCTGTTGGGCTATTCGCGTGAAGAAGCCGCCAGATTTAGTTTCTTACTAGCAACTCCAATTTCTCTCGGAGCTGGGGCATATTCGTTACTAAGTATTATCAAAGATCCAGCCGCTACTAGGAGTGAATCAATAACCCTAACCGTAGTCGGTATTGTAGTCTCATTTATGGTTGGTTTAGCTGTGATTAAGTGGCTGCTTGATTACCTACGCAAACACTCTATGCTAGTATTTGTAGTTTATCGGGTAATTATTGGCTTGGGAGTGGTAGTCATCTGGTTGGTGCGACGATGA
- a CDS encoding DUF4440 domain-containing protein, which translates to MSDVRIGKGKLAGKGVYAARDFKKGELIKYWNLKALTQAEFDALQKSEHMFVHSFWGKMYLFPVPSRYTNHSANPTAVSDFEKQCDYAVRDIKKGEMITINATEEVKYELETFMQAYEKAANSRNFSKVSPMIADNAVFIFTNGTFEGKPAIQKAFEDTWDKIKNEKYSVSSVIWLKNGYRNAICEYLFVSDGIVNGKHRAYKGRGRSELKRINGNWRITKEHLIKS; encoded by the coding sequence ATGAGCGATGTGAGAATTGGCAAAGGAAAACTGGCGGGCAAGGGGGTGTATGCAGCACGCGACTTTAAGAAAGGCGAGCTCATCAAATACTGGAACCTAAAAGCTTTAACACAAGCCGAATTTGATGCACTACAAAAGAGTGAACATATGTTTGTGCATTCCTTTTGGGGAAAGATGTATCTATTCCCAGTACCATCACGCTACACCAACCATTCTGCTAATCCTACCGCAGTGTCAGACTTTGAAAAACAGTGCGATTACGCCGTTCGGGATATAAAAAAGGGCGAGATGATAACTATCAATGCCACCGAAGAGGTTAAATACGAATTAGAAACTTTTATGCAGGCTTATGAAAAAGCAGCAAACAGCCGTAATTTTAGTAAAGTTTCTCCAATGATCGCAGACAATGCGGTCTTCATTTTCACTAATGGTACTTTTGAAGGAAAACCCGCAATCCAAAAAGCTTTTGAGGACACCTGGGATAAGATAAAGAACGAAAAGTATTCGGTATCTAGCGTTATTTGGCTAAAGAATGGGTATAGAAATGCAATTTGCGAGTATCTGTTCGTTTCTGACGGTATAGTGAACGGCAAACACCGTGCTTACAAAGGTCGTGGTAGAAGTGAACTCAAACGAATTAATGGCAACTGGCGGATTACCAAGGAACACTTAATAAAAAGCTAA
- a CDS encoding ribonuclease HI family protein — protein MKYDLLNVYCDGGSRGNPGPAAAGVVFTTPKGEVIASYNLFLGEKTNNFAEYSAVLLALDKLGENPAKKYDFYLDSELVTKQLNGQYRVKHADMKELFERVQIELKDVNASFTHVLRAKNKLADEQVNICLDEQDLGWGAGNK, from the coding sequence ATGAAGTACGATTTATTGAATGTTTACTGCGATGGCGGCTCTAGGGGTAATCCCGGTCCCGCTGCAGCAGGCGTTGTATTTACTACACCAAAAGGTGAAGTAATAGCTAGCTATAATCTGTTCTTGGGTGAAAAAACTAATAATTTTGCTGAATATTCGGCGGTCTTGCTAGCTCTCGACAAACTAGGTGAAAACCCAGCTAAAAAGTATGATTTCTACCTCGACAGTGAACTCGTTACCAAGCAGCTAAACGGTCAATACAGAGTAAAACATGCTGATATGAAAGAACTGTTTGAACGGGTACAGATTGAGCTCAAAGATGTTAATGCTAGTTTTACTCACGTGCTCAGAGCCAAGAATAAATTAGCCGATGAGCAGGTTAACATTTGTCTAGACGAACAGGATTTGGGTTGGGGCGCAGGGAACAAATAA
- the rplT gene encoding 50S ribosomal protein L20 yields MRVKRGVTARARHKKVLKLTKGYSKNRRTSYRKANEAVLKALSYQYRDRRNIKRDMRSLWITRISAGAVANNTNYSALMNGLKKANIALNRKMLAELAATQPKAFEAVVKATK; encoded by the coding sequence ATGCGTGTTAAAAGAGGCGTTACTGCCCGAGCGCGACACAAGAAGGTCCTAAAACTAACTAAGGGCTATTCTAAGAATCGTCGCACCAGCTATCGCAAGGCCAACGAGGCTGTACTAAAGGCCTTGAGCTATCAGTATCGCGACCGCCGCAACATTAAGCGCGATATGCGTTCACTTTGGATAACTCGCATTTCAGCCGGCGCTGTGGCCAACAACACCAACTACTCTGCCCTAATGAATGGCCTCAAGAAAGCTAACATTGCCCTTAACCGCAAAATGTTAGCAGAACTAGCGGCCACTCAACCCAAAGCTTTCGAAGCTGTTGTAAAAGCTACAAAATAA
- a CDS encoding ABC transporter ATP-binding protein: MPKTNQQVVYIKGLGKRYDDDAGVLDALKGVDLQINSGDFLAIMGPSGSGKSTLMNILGLLDRPTSGVFLLDDVDTATLSDKNLAMLRRDRVGFIFQNFNLLPRLNVAQNVELPMIYQKIRTRERSKRVIEALNKVGLGDKAKNKSNRLSGGQVQRVAIARALVNKPSLILADEPTGNLDTKTGEEILKLLVKLNQQGVTIVIVTHNPEVSQFASRTVLVRDGQVAEKRKSL; encoded by the coding sequence ATGCCAAAAACTAATCAGCAAGTTGTTTATATAAAAGGGCTAGGCAAGCGCTACGATGATGACGCCGGAGTATTAGATGCTCTAAAAGGTGTTGACCTACAGATTAATAGTGGCGATTTTTTGGCTATTATGGGGCCCTCGGGTTCAGGCAAATCCACGCTCATGAATATTCTCGGCCTTCTAGATCGGCCAACTTCGGGGGTATTTTTGCTAGACGATGTTGATACGGCCACCTTAAGTGATAAAAACTTGGCAATGCTCAGACGAGACCGAGTGGGTTTTATATTCCAGAACTTTAACTTGCTACCAAGGCTGAATGTAGCTCAAAACGTTGAGCTACCCATGATCTACCAAAAAATAAGGACAAGAGAGCGCAGTAAGCGGGTAATTGAGGCGCTGAACAAGGTTGGGCTGGGCGATAAGGCCAAGAACAAGTCTAATCGCTTAAGCGGCGGTCAGGTGCAACGTGTGGCTATAGCCAGGGCTCTAGTAAATAAACCAAGTCTAATTTTGGCCGACGAGCCAACCGGCAATCTGGATACTAAAACCGGCGAAGAAATCCTGAAATTACTTGTTAAGCTCAATCAGCAAGGGGTAACAATTGTTATTGTGACCCACAACCCTGAGGTAAGCCAGTTTGCTAGCCGAACGGTACTCGTGCGCGACGGTCAGGTCGCCGAAAAAAGGAAGTCACTATGA
- a CDS encoding DUF4012 domain-containing protein, whose amino-acid sequence MKKARLQHRSYFRRSVAIALVIFGIYLAALAIWRAIDTWSNQAKQPPVVQLIDQMLVQKTDTRVLVLLLNSSEARIGGGFSGSVTTLTKDRGKFSVEPVQSVYYFDDMGVARFNADAAAGRKPPVEQPFLRDSNQNIEWSTNAKIMADRYEYATGKRIDSVIALTPDVLKSLLSYTGPITLSQYGKTLSAANFLEQVELEVESGIDKQQNSEPKSILGEAATAVISKLWSKNLIQLTSLYPTIQKLASQKSIVLWSRDQNLQQQVLQSQVGGEVKPADYDYLFIAEQNSVANKSTPYIQQKVVKKIKIGEDGKAVVDVTITRQHTSDYAGNFYNPWGKFNMFLIGENKSVIKMVLPQQVKLFGLSNNLRIQSDSEADLQFYQFVSDLLPLTRETYTFSYQLPFKYQMGDNLDVVSQVQKQIGRAAYDFELQIIAPPPYRLAAASVNKLSYKSDGNNLVVDYATAIDTDKIISLKYAKN is encoded by the coding sequence GTGAAAAAGGCCAGACTGCAACATAGATCATATTTTCGACGGTCTGTAGCCATAGCGCTGGTGATTTTCGGCATCTACCTAGCAGCACTGGCTATTTGGAGAGCTATAGATACTTGGTCTAATCAGGCCAAACAACCCCCGGTTGTCCAGCTTATTGATCAAATGCTGGTGCAAAAGACCGATACTCGGGTTTTGGTATTGCTGCTAAATAGCTCTGAAGCTAGAATCGGGGGTGGTTTTTCTGGCTCAGTAACAACCCTTACCAAAGATCGTGGCAAATTTAGTGTTGAGCCAGTTCAAAGTGTTTATTATTTCGATGATATGGGAGTGGCTCGGTTTAATGCCGATGCTGCAGCTGGTCGAAAACCGCCAGTTGAACAGCCGTTCTTGCGCGACAGCAATCAAAACATCGAGTGGAGCACAAATGCCAAGATAATGGCTGATCGTTATGAGTATGCTACCGGCAAACGTATAGACTCGGTGATTGCGCTAACCCCAGACGTACTCAAGAGCTTGCTGAGCTATACTGGGCCCATCACTCTAAGCCAGTATGGTAAAACCCTAAGCGCCGCCAACTTCTTGGAGCAGGTAGAGTTAGAGGTCGAGTCGGGCATAGATAAGCAACAAAACAGCGAGCCCAAAAGCATTTTAGGTGAGGCTGCTACGGCGGTGATAAGTAAGCTTTGGTCAAAAAACCTAATCCAACTCACCAGCCTGTATCCGACGATTCAAAAATTGGCTAGTCAGAAGTCGATTGTTTTGTGGTCGCGCGATCAGAATTTACAGCAACAAGTTCTGCAGAGTCAAGTTGGCGGCGAAGTCAAACCGGCTGACTATGATTATCTGTTTATTGCCGAACAAAATAGTGTGGCCAATAAAAGCACGCCATATATACAGCAAAAAGTGGTTAAAAAGATAAAGATAGGCGAAGACGGCAAGGCTGTTGTAGATGTCACAATAACCCGACAGCATACATCGGACTATGCTGGTAATTTTTACAATCCCTGGGGTAAGTTCAATATGTTTTTGATTGGCGAAAATAAGTCTGTCATAAAAATGGTCTTGCCTCAACAGGTAAAGCTTTTTGGCTTGTCCAATAATTTACGTATTCAATCTGATAGTGAAGCGGACCTTCAGTTTTATCAGTTCGTATCTGATCTACTACCTCTTACTCGTGAAACCTACACCTTTAGTTATCAACTGCCGTTCAAATATCAGATGGGCGACAACCTAGATGTGGTGAGCCAGGTTCAAAAACAAATTGGTCGGGCAGCCTACGATTTTGAACTTCAGATTATAGCGCCACCACCATACCGCCTGGCGGCTGCCAGTGTTAACAAGCTAAGCTATAAAAGCGATGGCAACAACCTGGTTGTTGACTATGCTACTGCCATCGATACTGATAAAATAATCTCACTTAAATATGCCAAAAACTAA
- a CDS encoding asparaginase, whose amino-acid sequence MKKRVEIILTGGTIAGNVAKRENSLNTKSDPNSFLAILDSASEIVSKTWHVEIERSITELFNKDSSNINPSDWARLVDAVVEKYDHADAFIILHGTNTMGYTAAALSFALGNIDKPVIFTGAQVPLGYLGSDATTNIVNSLRMAVWAHHDVKGVMAVFGSKIITGTRVKKGTDFDYDPFSSFQSGTLGQIGRFMKIDESSLQKHNSYLSRYKPLAETAKDLDIKKDFDCKDLISLTEFPGMSPEFIKSLADSGAKGFVLRSFGAGDPNEHLFEGFEYLKEKQIPIVVTTQAP is encoded by the coding sequence ATGAAAAAACGTGTAGAGATTATTCTTACCGGCGGCACGATTGCTGGCAATGTTGCCAAAAGGGAGAACTCGCTCAACACCAAGTCGGATCCGAATAGCTTCTTGGCAATTTTAGACAGTGCGTCTGAAATTGTTAGCAAAACCTGGCATGTCGAGATAGAGCGTTCAATTACAGAGCTTTTTAATAAGGACAGTTCTAATATTAATCCAAGTGATTGGGCTCGACTTGTTGATGCAGTAGTTGAAAAGTATGACCACGCAGACGCCTTTATAATTCTGCACGGCACAAACACAATGGGCTACACCGCAGCAGCGCTGTCGTTCGCACTTGGCAACATCGATAAACCGGTAATATTTACTGGCGCACAGGTTCCACTGGGTTATTTGGGCAGTGATGCCACCACTAATATTGTTAATTCATTGCGCATGGCAGTCTGGGCCCACCACGATGTTAAAGGCGTTATGGCAGTATTTGGGAGTAAGATTATCACGGGCACCAGAGTAAAGAAGGGTACTGACTTTGATTACGATCCATTTAGCTCGTTCCAATCAGGAACCCTAGGTCAGATTGGTCGCTTTATGAAGATCGATGAGTCTTCTCTGCAAAAACACAACTCCTATCTGTCTAGGTACAAACCTCTGGCAGAAACTGCCAAGGATTTAGATATCAAGAAGGACTTTGATTGCAAAGATCTAATTTCGCTAACTGAGTTTCCTGGCATGTCGCCTGAATTTATAAAATCCCTCGCCGACTCAGGAGCTAAAGGCTTCGTGCTCCGCTCATTCGGCGCAGGCGATCCAAACGAGCATTTATTTGAAGGCTTTGAGTATCTAAAAGAAAAGCAAATCCCTATAGTAGTTACCACACAGGCGCCATGA
- the rpmI gene encoding 50S ribosomal protein L35 codes for MPKLKTNKTMSKRVKVTGTGKVLRRKATRAHKLTIKSAARKRAYTREHAAADADVRNIKTMLGV; via the coding sequence ATGCCCAAACTCAAGACCAACAAGACGATGAGTAAGCGCGTAAAGGTTACCGGCACCGGCAAAGTCCTACGCCGCAAAGCCACTCGCGCTCACAAACTCACCATTAAGTCGGCCGCTCGTAAGCGAGCCTATACCCGTGAGCATGCTGCTGCCGATGCCGATGTGCGCAACATTAAAACTATGTTGGGAGTTTAG
- a CDS encoding glycosyltransferase encodes MAISAPKVAIVHDWLTNLGGAERVVEAMHQAFPEAPIYTSVYNPEKLKILSDAKVKTSYLQHWPLAKHKHQLYPALRAQAFESFDLSEYEVVISSSSAEAKGVVTPTETLHISYIHTPTRYYWSGYEQYLAEPGYGLLNPVARVGLKHLVRKMRRWDYAAAQRPDILLANSKTVQVRIEEYYKRKSGVLYPPVNLERFENIRSQEDGYYLVVSRLVPYKKVELAVEACMRLRRRLVVVGDGPELKRLRKIAGSTIEFRGFLSDEQTEQLLCGCKAFVFAAEEDFGITPLEAMACGKPVIFFNRGGASETVIDGKTGVGFLSQNANSLIAAIKSFEKLKIDPRDCVAQAHKFGGNQRFVGQLRDFVEGKLREKGQTAT; translated from the coding sequence GTGGCTATTAGTGCTCCAAAGGTAGCGATCGTACATGACTGGCTAACTAATCTGGGTGGTGCCGAACGAGTGGTAGAGGCTATGCACCAAGCTTTTCCAGAAGCACCCATATATACCAGCGTGTATAATCCTGAAAAATTAAAGATACTATCTGACGCCAAAGTAAAGACCTCTTATTTGCAACACTGGCCGCTGGCAAAGCACAAACATCAGCTGTATCCGGCTTTGCGGGCTCAGGCTTTTGAGTCGTTTGACCTTTCTGAATACGAGGTTGTGATTTCCAGCAGCAGCGCCGAAGCCAAGGGCGTGGTTACACCAACCGAGACTCTTCACATTAGCTACATTCACACACCCACCCGCTATTATTGGAGTGGATACGAGCAATATTTAGCTGAACCAGGCTACGGCCTGCTTAATCCGGTAGCCCGGGTTGGCTTAAAGCACTTGGTTCGCAAGATGAGACGCTGGGACTATGCTGCTGCTCAACGACCAGATATTCTGCTGGCTAACTCCAAGACTGTTCAGGTTAGAATCGAGGAGTATTATAAGCGTAAAAGTGGAGTCTTGTATCCGCCGGTCAATCTAGAAAGGTTTGAAAACATTCGGTCACAAGAAGACGGTTATTATCTGGTTGTTTCGCGGCTGGTGCCATACAAAAAGGTTGAGCTAGCAGTTGAAGCCTGTATGCGGTTAAGGCGACGACTGGTTGTAGTGGGAGATGGGCCAGAGCTTAAAAGGCTTCGTAAGATAGCTGGATCAACCATTGAATTTAGGGGGTTTTTGAGTGATGAACAAACTGAACAATTGCTTTGTGGTTGCAAGGCCTTTGTTTTTGCGGCCGAAGAAGACTTTGGGATCACACCGCTTGAAGCAATGGCCTGCGGCAAGCCAGTTATATTCTTTAACCGCGGCGGAGCCTCTGAAACAGTAATTGATGGCAAAACTGGAGTTGGTTTCTTGAGTCAAAATGCCAACTCACTGATTGCTGCCATCAAGAGTTTTGAGAAGCTAAAAATCGATCCAAGAGACTGCGTGGCTCAAGCTCATAAGTTTGGCGGTAACCAGCGGTTTGTTGGGCAACTGCGTGACTTTGTGGAGGGTAAATTGCGTGAAAAAGGCCAGACTGCAACATAG